One Bosea sp. 124 genomic window, CTGCCGGCGGCATTGCCGATGCTGCAGCGGCGCCATCCCGCGCTCGGCCTTCGCCTGCGCGAATCGCAGACCAACACCTTGCTCGACGAGCTCGCGGACGGACGGCTGGACGTCGCGCTGATGTCGCTGCCGGTCGATCGCGCCGGGCTGGAGACGCTGCCGCTGTTCGACGATCCGTTCCTGCTCGTGATGCCCTCCGAGGCCGGTGCGAACGTCGCCGGCTTCACCCCCCAGGAGGCGCTCTCGGGCGACAACCTGCTGCTTCTCGAGGAAGGGCACTGCCTGCGCGACCAGGCGCTGAGCTTCTGCGGCCCGGCCCGCAGCGGCTCGCGGCGGCAATACGGCGCCTCCAGCCTGGCGACGATCATGCAGATGGTCGCCAACGGCTTCGGCACGACGCTGATGCCGGCGATGGCGCTGGCCATCGAGCTCCGGCCCGACATGCCGGTGAAGCTGTTTCGTTTCGCAGCCCCCGGCCCGAGCCGGGCGATCGGGCTGGTCTGGAGGCGCAGCTCGCCCCGGCGGCAGGATTTCGAGGCACTCGGCGCGGTGCTGACCGAGGTCGGGCGCGACGCCGGCGCGCCGTTCATCGCGTCCATTCGCACCGACATCATCGCCTTGCCGCCGGCCCGCTAGCTGTCTCAGACGAGGCCGAGAAGCCAGGCCGTGACGTAGACGAGTGTTCCCGCCAGCATGGAAACCAGCGGATTGAGGCTGGTGCGCAGCGTCAGGAGCATGGTCGTGGCGGTTATGACGAAGCCGAGCACGCCCGCGCCGGCGGCGAGCGTGGCGACCATGCCGCTCGCCAGCATCAGCCCGAGCGCGATCGGCACGAGGGCGATGGTCATGATCTTGACCGCCGAACGATCGGAGAAGCGCGCCAGCCCGCGACTGCAGACGAAGGCGATCAGCGAGGATGGAAGCAGGATGGCGATGGTCGCCGCGACCAGCCCGGCCAATCCGGCGACATGCCAGCCGATGATGCTGGCGAGCATGACGTTCGGACCCGGCGCTGTCTGGACGATCGCCAGCAGCCGCGCGAAGGTCGCGTCGTTCATCCAGCCCATGATGCCGACGGCCTGGCGATGGATTTCCGGCACCAGGACATTCGCGCCGCCGACAGCGATCAGCGAGAGCGTGCCGAACAGCAGGACGATCTGCCCGAGAATGCTGCGTTCCATCAGCGCCGCCTCGCAGCCAGCGTCGCCGCCACGATGGAGACCGGGATCAGGACGAGGAGCGTCGCCAGCAGCGGCAGCCTCAGAACCCCGACCGAGAGGAAGGCGGCGGCGGCCAGTGCCCAGCCCCAGAGCGCGAGTTCGGCACGCGTGAGCAGCCGCGCGGCGGTTCCGGTGATCAAGCCGGCGGCGCTCGCGGCCGCGCCGGTCAGGGCGACCTGCGCCCAGGGCTTGTCGGCAACCGCATCGTAGAGCGTGGCGAGGCCGACGAGGCAGAACAGTGGCACCGCCATCAGCGCGACGACGCAGGTCAGTGCCCCCAGGGCGCCCCGGTAGCGGTCGCCGATCATGACGGCGGCATTGACGGTGTTGGCGCCGGGCAGCGCCTGGCAAACGCCGAGCAGTTGCGCATAGGCGCGATCATCGAGCCAGCCGCGTTCGGTCACGATGACATGCCGGGCGATGGGCCCGACGCCGCCAAAGCCCATCAAGCCGATTTTCAGGAAGCCCGTGAAGAG contains:
- a CDS encoding chromate transporter; translation: MAQPQAPEGATPVPGLAGLFTGFLKIGLMGFGGVGPIARHVIVTERGWLDDRAYAQLLGVCQALPGANTVNAAVMIGDRYRGALGALTCVVALMAVPLFCLVGLATLYDAVADKPWAQVALTGAAASAAGLITGTAARLLTRAELALWGWALAAAAFLSVGVLRLPLLATLLVLIPVSIVAATLAARRR
- a CDS encoding chromate transporter → MERSILGQIVLLFGTLSLIAVGGANVLVPEIHRQAVGIMGWMNDATFARLLAIVQTAPGPNVMLASIIGWHVAGLAGLVAATIAILLPSSLIAFVCSRGLARFSDRSAVKIMTIALVPIALGLMLASGMVATLAAGAGVLGFVITATTMLLTLRTSLNPLVSMLAGTLVYVTAWLLGLV
- a CDS encoding hydrogen peroxide-inducible genes activator → MITLKQLRYFAAVARHRHFGRAAQECHVSQPALSLQIQELEAQLDCQLVERQRGAIALTETGREIAERARRILLEASDLVDHARHRPNLLSGDLDLGVIPSIAPYLLPAALPMLQRRHPALGLRLRESQTNTLLDELADGRLDVALMSLPVDRAGLETLPLFDDPFLLVMPSEAGANVAGFTPQEALSGDNLLLLEEGHCLRDQALSFCGPARSGSRRQYGASSLATIMQMVANGFGTTLMPAMALAIELRPDMPVKLFRFAAPGPSRAIGLVWRRSSPRRQDFEALGAVLTEVGRDAGAPFIASIRTDIIALPPAR